The genomic region TGCGGGCCTTACAGGAACTGGGGCTGAACCGGGCTGTGGCCTTGGTCGGATTCGGCGACTTCACCCTCTCGGACATGATGAACCCCGGTATAACCGTCGTCGCCCAGCACCCCGAGCACCTGGGTAGAGTAGCCGCAGAGCGGATTTTGGCCCGCATCAACGGAGACCGACAGGAACCGCGAACTTACACCATCCCCTCTGAGCTGATTCTCCGAGGGTCTGGGGAAGTTCCGCCGCCCCGCCCTAATCGGCGACTGCACTATGCCAAACTCTGACGACAGCAGCCGTCTATCAGGTTGAGGCACACCCCAACCTGACGCCCAAGACCTGCACCTCTTGACGTTCGTCTGGGAAGGTCCTAGAACTCAATCCCACATGTAAGAGGGTTGGAGGCAGCGGTGGCTGGTCAACGGATTGGGTACGTCCGCGTGAGCACGCTGGATCAGAACGAGAAACGCCAGCTCGACGGCTTGATCCTGGACCGGGTGTTCACGGACAAGGCGTCCGGCAGGGACACAGCCAGACCACAACGGGCCGGATTGCTGGGCTTCGCCCGCGACGGGGACACCGTCGTCGTGCACAGCATGGACCGGCTGGCCCGCAACCTGGATGACCTGCGCGCCCTGGTCCAACGCCTGACCCGCAAAGGGCGTCCGGGTGGAGTTCGTCAAGGAGCACCTGCTCTTCACCGGGGAGGACTCCCCAATGGCCAACCTCATGCTCTCCGTCATGGGCGCGTTCGCGGAATTTGAACGCTCACTGATCAGGGAACGCCAGCGGGAAGGTATCGCCCTGGCGAAGCACCGCGGCGCTTATAAAGGGCGGAAAAAGACGCTTACTCAGGAACGGGCGGCGGAGCTGGTCCAGCGGGCGGCTAGCGGAATTCCCAAGTCCGCCCTCGCCATGGATTACGGCATCAGCCGGGAAACGGTGTACCAGTACCTGCGACAGGCGCGGCTTCCTACCCCCACTTCTTGAGCCGCTCTACTCGGTGTCCGGTTCGGCCCATTCGAGGGCTGCGACGAGGTGCCCTTCGTTGGGAAGGGCTTGTTGCTCTGCTGCGGGGAGTTTGTCGTAGGTGTAGGCCGCTACGGCCATGGGTGAGGTTGACCGGCCCAGGCTGTAGCGGACACTGCGGTCATTCTTCGTTCCGCAGATCAAGATGCCCACGGTTTCGTTGTGGTAGTCGCGGCGGAGCATGTCATCGACCAGGGCGACGTAGAAGTTCAATTTGCCGGCGTATTCGGGCTGAAACTTACCGGTTTTGAGCTCGATGACCACGTACCGGAGCTGCTCAATGTGAAAGAAGAGCAGGTCGACGTAGTAGTCATCGCCATCGACGTCGAAATGGACTTGGCGGCCCACGAACGCAAAGCCCGGTCCCAGCTCCTGCAAGGTTTCGCTGATCCGGCTTGTCAGCGCGTTCTCCAGGTCACGCTCTGCGACTTCACCGGAGAGACCGAGGAATTCGAAGTTGTAAGGGTCCTTTGCCATCTGCTGGGCAAGTTCAGAGTCAGCGGCCGCCAAGTGCCGAGTGAAATTGGATGGTGCTGTCCCGGTGCGTTCCATGGACCGGTTCATCATCATGTTCAGCAGCACGTTCCGGGACCAGCCGTACTGGACGGCCGCGGCAGCGTACCAGTCCCGCTCCTCGGCGCTGGCTGCCTTGTCTAGAATCATCCGAATGTGACCCCACGGCAAATGTGCCACAGCCTGTGGCACATTTTCGTCCTCTCCCCACGCCCGCACCATCGCGGTCATGTACTGCAGACTCCGGTACGACAGGCCCTTCATATCCGGAAAGGCGGCCGCCAGATCCGCAGCCAACCGCCGGATAACGCCACTCCCCCAGCCCTGGCTTTCCTGCCGGACGATGATGTCCCTGCCGAGCGACCAATACAACTCGATGACCAGCGTGTTGACGGTCCTCT from Arthrobacter globiformis harbors:
- a CDS encoding PDDEXK nuclease domain-containing protein, with translation MVSSEIDLPADYADLLEELKTRISGARIHAQRTVNTLVIELYWSLGRDIIVRQESQGWGSGVIRRLAADLAAAFPDMKGLSYRSLQYMTAMVRAWGEDENVPQAVAHLPWGHIRMILDKAASAEERDWYAAAAVQYGWSRNVLLNMMMNRSMERTGTAPSNFTRHLAAADSELAQQMAKDPYNFEFLGLSGEVAERDLENALTSRISETLQELGPGFAFVGRQVHFDVDGDDYYVDLLFFHIEQLRYVVIELKTGKFQPEYAGKLNFYVALVDDMLRRDYHNETVGILICGTKNDRSVRYSLGRSTSPMAVAAYTYDKLPAAEQQALPNEGHLVAALEWAEPDTE